Genomic DNA from Haloplanus aerogenes:
CCCGGGATGTTGCACGTCCAGTGGAATGCCCACCTTCTCTTGTCGAGCGACGCTATCGCCGTCCAACAGCCACTCCGCGTGATCCGCACCGCTCGGATTCCGTCGATAGCGGATCGCATAGGTGTGCATCCCCGGTGAGATATCGACGGTCTCGATAATCTGCGTATACCCCTCGTCGAGGCCTACCCCGTGGACCAGCGGGGCTAGGAGCCGTTCGGTCAGACAGAACGCTTTCCCTTCGCCCACGAACCAGTCGAATAGCTGTCCCGTCTCGTGGATGTTGAGGACGTGAAACGTGGCCGCCGCCTGCTGGGGTTCGAGCACCGTTTTGCAGGGTTCGTCCTCGGCGGGGGCGGGACAGATCTGCCGATCGGGGTCGGTTCCCACCGTCGTCGCGTCGATATCGGCGGCGAAGGTGATGCTCCCGTGATCCGGGATGTCGAAGTAGTTCGTACTCTGGGCGAAATATTTCACGTGATCCAGCGTACTGTCACGTGACGTCTGGAAGGGCACCGCTTCGAGCTGTAGTTCGCCCGGAAACTCCTGTGTGCGTGTACGCAGCGCCTCCGGTTCAGCGGCAAATCCGGGGATTCGATCGCTCGCGAACCAGCGATTGTGGTACTCGGTCAATCCATACGTACCGGCCTGTTTGGTGAAGTCGTCGTAGACGTTTGTCATGTGCGCGTTTGCCTCCCCTCGACCGTTCACGCCGTCCGGAACCGTCTCGACCGGCACTGCCTCGTGCGACGACTGGTTCATCATAATAAATAATGCTGTAAAATAATTAATGTTTTGGCCATGGTCGATGCCCGAATCGGCCCGGCGACGTTGCGACGAATCGTCATCGGTAAATCGATGCCCGGAAAAATACGGATATGAGCGACAGTTCCGACGTACTCGACGCCGACCTCTACCGCCGGACGAAGGCGCTGCTCGAACCCGGCGACATCGACCTCGCGGGCGCCATCGTCCACACCGACCTCTCGGGACAGGAAGACCTCGAAATGCACGAACTGACGGTCGAACTCAACGAGGTCATCGCCGCCCACGCCGGCAAGGGCGAGGCGTACATCTACGCCGGCAACGACGACACCGACTTCTCCTCGAACCAGTTCCAGGGTCGCGCCGTCGAGGACGA
This window encodes:
- a CDS encoding DUF6081 family protein; amino-acid sequence: MNQSSHEAVPVETVPDGVNGRGEANAHMTNVYDDFTKQAGTYGLTEYHNRWFASDRIPGFAAEPEALRTRTQEFPGELQLEAVPFQTSRDSTLDHVKYFAQSTNYFDIPDHGSITFAADIDATTVGTDPDRQICPAPAEDEPCKTVLEPQQAAATFHVLNIHETGQLFDWFVGEGKAFCLTERLLAPLVHGVGLDEGYTQIIETVDISPGMHTYAIRYRRNPSGADHAEWLLDGDSVARQEKVGIPLDVQHPGRFDDITWPSIGATGERLRDRMSTFNMAHGLFSLLDEFPFHPQYGDHFVSFPEDERLFGQGVTATFDNFEVTTETLGE
- a CDS encoding DUF5778 family protein is translated as MSDSSDVLDADLYRRTKALLEPGDIDLAGAIVHTDLSGQEDLEMHELTVELNEVIAAHAGKGEAYIYAGNDDTDFSSNQFQGRAVEDDSFVWECQQLLRNGTFDLVFYYEADVDQDALVEAIRDRGYEVTSVVLDADDELEVEGNSNV